One window of the Nicotiana tabacum cultivar K326 chromosome 4, ASM71507v2, whole genome shotgun sequence genome contains the following:
- the LOC107772468 gene encoding large ribosomal subunit protein uL10 codes for MAPKATKAEKKIAYDSKMCQLLDEYTQVLVAAADNVGSKQLQNIRKGLRGDSIVLMGKNTMMKRTIRVHAEKTGNNTILNLIPLLVGNVGLIFTKGDLKEVSEEVAKYKVGAPARVGLVAPVDVVVPPGNTGLDPSQTSFFQVLNIPTKINKGTVEIITPVELIKKGDKVGSSEAALLAKLGIRPFSYGLVVLSVYDNGSVFSPEVLDLTEDDLIEKFAMGVSMVTSLSLAISYPTLAAAPHMFTNAYKNVLAIAVETDYSFPLADKVKEYLEDPSKFAAVVAAPVAAAGSGAAPAAAKEEEKEEPAEVSDDDMGFSLFD; via the exons ATGGCACCCAAAGCAACTAAGGCCGAGAAGAAGATCGCTTATGACTCAAAGATGTGCCAACTTTTGGATGAGTACACTCAGGTGCTCGTGGCTGCGGCTGATAACGTTGGATCCAAACAGCTTCAGAACATtaggaagggtttgagaggtgactccATTGTTCTCATGGGAAAGAACACTATGATGAAGAGGACTATTCGAGTCCACGCTGAAAAAACCGGCAACAACACCATCCTCAATCTCATTCCCCTCCTTGTT GGTAATGTGGGATTGATCTTCACGAAGGGTGACTTGAAGGAAGTGAGCGAGGAAGTTGCAAAGTACAAG GTTGGAGCACCTGCTCGTGTTGGTTTGGTGGCACCAGTTGATGTTGTTGTTCCTCCTGGCAACACTGGTCTGGATCCCTCTCAGACATCTTTCTTTCAG GTGCTCAACATTCCCACCAAGATTAACAAGGGTACTGTTGAAATTATCACCCCTGTGGAGCTCATCAAGAAGGGTGACAAAGTGGGTTCCTCTGAAGCTGCTCTGCTTGCCAAACTTGGAATCAGGCCCTTCTCATATGGTCTTGTTGTTCTCTCTGTTTATGACAATGGATCTGTCTTCAGTCCTGAGGTTCTTGACCTGACTGAGGATGATCTCATTGAAAAGTTTGCTATGGGAGTTTCTATGGTTACCTCCTTGTCATTGGCCATTTCTTACCCAACTTTGGCTGCTGCACCACACATGTTCACCAATGCCTACAAGAATGTCTTGGCCATTGCTGTTGAGACAGACTATTCTTTCCCTCTGGCTGACAAAGTGAAGGAATACCTGGAG GATCCTAGCAAGTTTGCCGCTGTTGTTGCTGCTCCTGTTGCAGCTGCTGGGTCTGGTGCTGCTCCTGCTGCTGccaaggaggaggagaaggaggagccTGCGGAAGTGTCTGATGATGACATGGGTTTCAGCTTGTTTGATTAA